A window of Desulfobulbus oralis genomic DNA:
GGTATTACCGAACGCCCGCTGACCGCCAGAAACTCGGGCCGTATCCTGGAACTGGCCGCGACGCTCGGAGTGGACGCCATTGTGGTGGCCTGCCCCCTCTGCCAGATGAACCTCGACCTGCGCCAGAAGCAGGCCGGCCGGGCCGGGGAAACCAGCTACAACATCCCGGTACTCTACTTCACCCAGTTGCTGGGTCTGGCCTTTGACCTGCCCAGGAAGGAACTGGCCCTGAACAAACTGACCGTCAGCGCCGACAGGCTGCTCGAAAAGCTGGCCGGGCTGCGCCGCAAGGATGAAAGCACAAGCACCGAAGGAGGCAGACAATGAGAATAGGCGTCTTTATCTGCCACTGCGGCAGCAACATCGCCGGAACAGTTGACTGCGCCAGGGTGGCGGAAATCGCCCGCAGCTACCCGGACGTCGTGTATGCGACCGACCCGATGTACACCTGCGCCGAACCGGGTCAGGCGGCCATCGAGGCGGCCATTCACGAGCACAGGCTCGACGGCGTGGTCGTGGCATCCTGTTCGCCCCGCATGCACGAGACCACCTTCCGCCGTACCGTGGAACGGGCGGGGCTGAACCGCTACATGTTTGAAATGGCCAACATCCGCGAGCACGTCTCCTGGATTGGCAAGGACAGGGAGGCCAATACCAACAAGTCTGCCGAACTGGTGCGTCTGGCGGTGGAGAAGCTCCGCAACGACAGGCCCTTGGTGGCCAAACAGTTCGACGTCAACAAGCGGGTGCTGGTCATCGGCGGCGGCGTGGCCGGCATCCAGGCGGCCCTTGACTGCGCGGAGGGCGGCATTCCGGTGGTGCTGGTGGAACGGGAAGCCACCATCGGCGGCAAGATGGCCAAGCTGGACAAGACCTTCCCTACCATCGACTGTTCGGCCTGCGTTCTGGGCCCCAAGATGGTGGACGTGGCCCAGCATCCGAACATCACCCTCTACGCCTACTCCGAGGTGGAGGAGGTGTCCGGCTTTGTGGGCAACTTCACGGTCAGAATCCGGAAAAAGGCGACCCACGTGGACTGGAGCCTCTGCACGGGCTGCGGCGCCTGCACCGAGAAATGCCCCAGCAAAAAGACGCCCGACACCTTCAACGAATACACCGGCGACACCACTGCCATCACCATTGCCTTTCCACAGGCCATTCCGAAAAAGGCGGTGATCAATCCGGAATACTGCCGCCAGCTCACCAGGGGCAAATGCGGCGTCTGCGCCAAGGTCTGTCCGACGGGCGCGATCAAGTACGACATGGAGGACGAGGTCGTCACCGAAGAGGTGGGCAGCATCGTGGCGGCCACCGGCTATGACCTCATGGACTGGACCGTGTACCAGGAGTACGGCGGCGGCGCCTATCCGGATGTCATCACCTCCCTGCAGTACGAGCGCCTGCTTTCGGCCTCGGGTCCCACGGGCGGTCACATCAAGCGGCCCTCCGACGGGCGCGAGCCCAAAAACGTGGTCTTCATCCAGTGCGTGGGTTCACGGGACAGATCCATCGGCCGGCCCTACTGCTCCGGCTTTTGCTGCATGTATACGGCCAAGCAGGCCATTCTGACCAAGGATCATATTCCGGATTCCCACTCCGTTGTCTTCTATATGGACATCCGCGCGCCGGGCAAGCTGTACGACGAGTTCACCCGCCGGGCCATGGAGGAGTATGGCACGGAATACATCCGCGGTCGCGTTTCCAGGATCTATCCGGATGGCAAAGGCCAGCTCGTGGTCATGGGTGTGGACACCCTCATGGGCAGGGCGGTGGAAGTCAGGGCCGATCTCGTGGTCCTTGCCGTGGGCATCGAGGCCAGCAGGGGCGCTGCCCAGTTGGCGGAAAAGCTGCGCATCTCCTATGATCACTTTGGTTTCTTCGTGGAAAGCCACGTCAAGCTGAAGCCCGTGGAAACCAATACCGCCGGCGTGTTCCTAGCCGGCGTTTGCCAGGGGGCAAAGGACATCCCGGCCTCGGTGGCGCAGGGTTCGGCGGCTGCGGCCAAGGTGCTGGCCCTCTTCTCCAGGGACAAGCTGGAAAACGATCCCCAGATCGCCTCGGTGGATATCCGGCGCTGCGTGGCCTGCGGCAAGTGCATCCGCTGCTGTCCTTTCGGCGCCATCGAGGAAGTGGCATTCCGGGGCGAGACCAAGGCCCAAGTCATTGAAACCGTATGCCAGGGCTGCGGTATCTGTACCTCGACCTGTCCCCAGGGCGCCATCCAGCTTTCCCATGCAACCGACAACCAGATTCTTGCGGAGGTAAACGCCTTATGCCAGTATTAGAGGGCAAGGAATTGAGAATAGTGGGCTTTCTCTGCAACTGGTGCTCCTATGGCGGCGCCGATACCGCAGGTGTGGCCCGGGCAACCCAGCCAACCGATCTGCGCATCATCCGCGTGCCCTGCTCGGGCCGCATTGATCCGCTCTTCATTGTCAAGGCGCTGCTGAACGGCGCGGACGGCGTTCTGGTCTCCGGTTGTCATCCCCGCGACTGTCACTACTCGGCCGGCAACTTCTACGCCCGCCGGCGCCTGGAAGTGCTGAAGCACTTTCTGCCCGTTCTGGGCATTGACGAGCGCCGCTTCGAATACACCTGGGTTTCGGCCTCCGAAGGCCAGCGCTGGCAGCAGGTGGTCACGGTTTTCACCGAACGCATCCACAAGCTGGGCCCTGCGCCGCGCTTCGAGAACGCCGAACCGCTGATGAAGGTGGCGGACATGGCGCTCTCTTCCCTGCGCCCCCTGGGCACCGGCCAGAAAGCGGCCTTGAGCGAACTCAAGGAGGCCATCAGGGTCAAGCTGCCCGAACTGGACTGCGTGATCGGCTGGCAGGAGGGCTACGACGCGGCCCACACGGTGCCCATCTTCATGAGGACGCCCGAGGATGTGGACAGGCTCGTGTGGGGGCCCTTCAACGTGAATAACCCGGCGACCTATCTGCCTGATTTCAAGGGCAAGAAGGTGGGCATTGTGGTCAAGGGCTGCGATTCGCGCTCTGTGGTCGAGCTGCTGCAGGAAAAGCTGGTCAAACGCGAGGACATCACCATCTTTGCCCTGCCCTGCGAGGGCACGCTGGACATGGACCGGGTGAATCAGGAGCTGGGGCGCTATACCACGATCGACCAGGTGGTTTACGACGAGGCTGGTGTGACCATCACAGCGGATGGTCAGGAGCACCGCTTCTGCATGGCCGACTATGCCCAGGGCAAATGTTACGGCTGTACGACCCCCACGGCGGTGCTGTTCGACACCCTGAAGGGTGAGCCCACCAGGG
This region includes:
- a CDS encoding CoB--CoM heterodisulfide reductase iron-sulfur subunit A family protein, which encodes MRIGVFICHCGSNIAGTVDCARVAEIARSYPDVVYATDPMYTCAEPGQAAIEAAIHEHRLDGVVVASCSPRMHETTFRRTVERAGLNRYMFEMANIREHVSWIGKDREANTNKSAELVRLAVEKLRNDRPLVAKQFDVNKRVLVIGGGVAGIQAALDCAEGGIPVVLVEREATIGGKMAKLDKTFPTIDCSACVLGPKMVDVAQHPNITLYAYSEVEEVSGFVGNFTVRIRKKATHVDWSLCTGCGACTEKCPSKKTPDTFNEYTGDTTAITIAFPQAIPKKAVINPEYCRQLTRGKCGVCAKVCPTGAIKYDMEDEVVTEEVGSIVAATGYDLMDWTVYQEYGGGAYPDVITSLQYERLLSASGPTGGHIKRPSDGREPKNVVFIQCVGSRDRSIGRPYCSGFCCMYTAKQAILTKDHIPDSHSVVFYMDIRAPGKLYDEFTRRAMEEYGTEYIRGRVSRIYPDGKGQLVVMGVDTLMGRAVEVRADLVVLAVGIEASRGAAQLAEKLRISYDHFGFFVESHVKLKPVETNTAGVFLAGVCQGAKDIPASVAQGSAAAAKVLALFSRDKLENDPQIASVDIRRCVACGKCIRCCPFGAIEEVAFRGETKAQVIETVCQGCGICTSTCPQGAIQLSHATDNQILAEVNALCQY
- a CDS encoding hydrogenase iron-sulfur subunit, whose protein sequence is MPVLEGKELRIVGFLCNWCSYGGADTAGVARATQPTDLRIIRVPCSGRIDPLFIVKALLNGADGVLVSGCHPRDCHYSAGNFYARRRLEVLKHFLPVLGIDERRFEYTWVSASEGQRWQQVVTVFTERIHKLGPAPRFENAEPLMKVADMALSSLRPLGTGQKAALSELKEAIRVKLPELDCVIGWQEGYDAAHTVPIFMRTPEDVDRLVWGPFNVNNPATYLPDFKGKKVGIVVKGCDSRSVVELLQEKLVKREDITIFALPCEGTLDMDRVNQELGRYTTIDQVVYDEAGVTITADGQEHRFCMADYAQGKCYGCTTPTAVLFDTLKGEPTRVEPGPYTPPELAMLDAMTLDERMAFWNTQMARCLRCYACRNACPMCVCRDYCISDSREPHWMSQEDSPKEKLFYQTIHALHLAGRCTGCGECQRACPVGIPILALRQQISRAVAQLFDGYQSGLDPEVVPPLLGYEVEEKNIQEREWQ